The following DNA comes from Peribacillus sp. FSL E2-0218.
AATATGGCTTGAAAGATACCCCCCCCTATGGTCGGCGAATTGGAAACAATACCGCTTGCAAACAAAAATAGAGCTCCGAAGCCGGACAGAAATACAGCTTTTTTTGTTATGCTTTTTTTGAAAAGACGATGGCCCGTCAGGATGATGATGTACGAAGCGGTCAAAATCATAAGCACCGGAAATAACGGCCTGAATTTAGCGGCATAAACGAAATGGTCCAAATCCGAAATATCATCGGCATCGATTACGTGTTCCGAAAAATACGTTGAATGCTTCCATTCCCATGAGTTATCCAGTATTTCGCTGCCCTCATACCAGGCACAAAATGAAAAAAGCATAAAGAAAAATGCAGCAATTATCATTTGTGTAAAATAGTTAATAGTCAATTCCATCTCCTCCAGCTGACATTATACCAATAATTGGTTCATTTTCATATAATCGGAGCCCGCATCGTGTGTTCAAGCAATATGTAAACAAACACTGCCTCCTGAATATTATAATGTAACCACTTTTAAGGAGCGTTAGAGATATGATCACTCATGGAGATGACCTCCTTATTTCAGGAGCATGGTTACTGGGCATCGGCACACTCACTGGTGCAATCGGGCAAACCCAGCAAACGTTAACCGGAACAAACCTTGGAAAGGACTTGGTATTAAAAGGGAATGGCATTGAAGCCTTCGCAAATTCCCTGCAAGCCATCGGACGAACGAAAATGTTGGAGCCGGAAAATGAAATTTCCGAAACCTATTTCATTTTAGGCGCTTGGCTTGAGGCTGCGGGTAACACCGCAAATGCAGTGGGAATCAATATGCAGCTGAATGGCTCTGATGAGGAGGGGACGAAAACGGATGCTCTCGGCAGCGGCATCCAAGGTCTAGGAGCCGCTTTTGAAGCGTTCGGTGCCTTTCTTTCGGAGGATTCCATTTCACGTTCCCTTGAATTGAAAGGAAATGCCTTGATTGCAGCAGGTTCTTTTTTTGAGTCGATCGGAAACATCTTCATTCTAAATGAAAAACGCCGGATAGGGGAGCAAATCCTCTTGCTTGGCAGCTGGGCCCAGGTCGCCGGTGCCTTTATCTTAATCGACGCCTTTTATCGTCCTGAACCCGAAGGTGATGAGCATCTATCCCGGTACAGCTATGCCAATTTTTGATGGATAACCTGCTTCCCGCCGCCGTTCAAAGCAGTCAAGGGCCGACGAGTTCGACCTTCATCCTATCAGGATCTTCGAAATATACCGCATAATGATCCCCTCCGCCGGCAAACGGATGCTTGTCCGCATACAGGACGGGTACTCCCCTCTCCCTCAATTTCATCGTCATCTCATCAACCTGCTGACGAGACGAAGCATGAAAGGCAAGATGGTTAAGACCGACCCTTCCCCTATGATAGGGAACATCCAAATACCTCTCCTTCGCTTGAACAAAAACAATATACATGTCCGCTAATCGCCAGCTCTTCCCGCTCTCCCACTCCTGATATGGCTCATAACCCATTTCCTCCAAAAACCAGCCCCAGAAACCAATGGACCGTCTCAAATCTGAAACGTAAAGCTCAATATGATGAATGAACCCCTCCGACAATGTCATCCCTCCCATTAAACCATCAAAAAGAGGAGTGACTCGTACCACTCCCCTCTAGTCGGTTGCATTCACTATACTCGAATCCGGTCGCGCCGACTAGGTAAAATTTCCAGTTGGGTCGAATTCTTCCCCCTAACGGACGGATTATCTTCACATTCGGTCGATTTATACGCATAGATGGACCATTTATTTCCGGTTGAATTGATTTAATGTGGCCTTTTTTTAAAGTCGGAATGGTTTTTATTGGATGATTTTATCATAGACTTCACCGTTGCCATTTATTTCGATGATTTTCAGTCGATTGGTTCTTTTGATAAAAATGGTTTTATATTGTTTTTCCCCGTTTAGTTCAATCAGGAATACACGTTTATCATCGTTATCCGTTTCCTTATTGAGTGTATAGTCTTTATCGCCGATCTGCTCGATGATTTCGTCGTATTCGGGCAAGGAGGACCATTTATTTTTTTCAGGGCCCGCTTTCGTTTCCTTTTGCTGTTCATTTTCCTTTGGTTTCTCCTGGTCATTCGCCAGGTCACTATTGCAAGCAGTCAGCATGGTTGCTGAGGCAACCAGTGCAATGATCGATTTATACATGTCCCATATCAACTCCCGTTCCTATTTTCCCTCTTTCCCTGATAAATAACCCTGTTTGCTTAAATAATACCAATCCGATTGGACATAATAGATTAATTCTGCTATTATAGTTACTCAGGGTAACAATTACTCAAGGTAACTATATAATGATAAAAGAGGTGTTTCCTATAAAGACTTACCAAAAATTCTTCCAGCAACTTTTACTGCTGTACCGTCCGTTTGAAAATAATCTTAATATCCAGCTGGGCAAGCATGATTTACACAGGGCGCAATGGTCCATATTACATTTCTTATTCAATTATGAATCGGCAACGCTTGTGGAGCTTGCCAATTATCAAAGCGTTGAAAAGCCCACGATTACGAGGACCATCACCCGCTTGGAGGAATTGGGGTATGTCGAGCATGTACCAAGCAAGGATCGGCGCGAGAAAAGGATGCGGCTTACGGAGCTCGGCACAAAGATATACAACGAAGTCCGTGTAACGATCGACCAATATGAACAGGACATCCTGGAAGGAATCACTGAAGAGGAACAACTCGCAGCGATACGCATCATGGGTGAAATAAGAAATAACATCTTAAAGTAAGGAGATCATAAAATGGAACAATCCAGACCAAACCTATGGACGAAAGATTTCATCATCGTCTCATCCATTAATTTTTTCATAACATTAATCTTTTATTTATTGATGGTGACACTTGCCATCTATGCTGTAAATGAATTGAATGCATCTACAAGCCAAGCTGGACTCATATCAGGTATCTTCATAATCGGGACATTGATCGGACGCTTGTTCATTGGCCGTTTCATCGATTCAATCGGCCGTAAGAAAACGTTATTCATCGGGTTGATCTTTTTTACGTTGACGACCATTCTATATTTTGTCGATCTCGGAATCGGCTTCCTGCTTGTTAACCGCCTGATCCATGGGATGGCGATGGGCATGGCCAGTACCGCGACGGGAACGATCGTCGCCCAAATCATTCCGGCAACACGTAAAGGCGAGGGCATCGGCTATTACAGCATGAGCGCGACACTTGCAACGGCAATCGGACCCTTCATCGGTCTATATATGGCTCAGCACACAAGCTTCCAAGTGATTTTCAGTTTCTGCCTGGCCTTAGGGCTTATCAGTCTGGTCACAGCATTCTTCCTGTATGTACCGGCTTTGAAAGGAACTGCAAAAGCGGCAGAAAGCAAAGGGTTCAAGCTCTCCAACTTTATCGAACCAAAAGCACTGCCCATCTCATTGATCACTTTAATATTGGCATTCTGCTATTCCAGCGTCCTTTCTTTCATCAGTTTTTACGCCATTGAAATCGACCTGGTCAATACGGCAAGCTTCTTCTTTGTCATTTATGCTGTGGCTGTATTAGTATCACGTCCTTTCTCTGGACCGTTAATGGACCGGAGAGGAGCGAACTTCATCATGTATCCGGCTTTCATGATATTTGGTGCAGGTTTGCTGCTTCTAAGCATTACGACCAATAGCTTCACTTTATTGGCGGCTGGCTTCCTCATCGGACTTGGCTTCGGTAATATGCAATCAAGCTCGCAGGCGATTGCGGTTAAACTGACACCGCCTCACCGTATGGGAATGGCGACCTCGACCTTCTTTATCATGCTTGATGCAGGTCTTGGGTTCGGCCCATATATTCTTGGTTTCATCATTCCAATCACAGGCTACAGCACGCTCTATGTCATTCTAGGCGTCGCGGTCATCGCCACTTCCGTCCTGTACTTCTTCCTGCATGGCCGGAAAGAACGTGCAGCAAGAGCAACAATCGCTTCAGCTTAAGACTAAAGGGCTGGGAATGATTTCATTCCCAGCCCTTTTTTATACGTTCATCTTAGATGCAGAGAATGTTCACGGACCGCCTCTGGGTAAGCGGGGTACATCCATTTTGCCTGATCAGATCGAGTCCAAAAGTAAAGGTCCCTTCATTAATGAGGGGACCTTTCGCTTCATCATTTAACTTCCAGGTTATTTATGGAAAACCCAATTTTTTGTTCGTTCTTTTTATCGGCTGCATGCCTGACCGTTTCACCTTCATATAAAGTCTTTCCGGTCTTTAAATCGGCAATCAGCAGCTGGGCAGGTTTATTTGTTATAACGTATTGATCCACTTCGTTGCCTAATAGGATGTACACACGCCCGTTCTTAACTTCAACGTAGCTTTGTGCTTTTTTATTAACCGCTAAATCCAGTTCCATGTCATTCGTTAACGCTTCACTGCTTAAGTTAAATGTCTTCAGATGATACTTGCCGGATGTGGCATCAAGTGTGTATAGGTTTTTTCCATCGGTATAACCGGATCTTGCGATGTCAAAATTGAGCGATTCTTTCTTGGCACCCTTAATCGTTGTTAATTTTTCCGTATCATACTGGTAAGAGTACAGCTTGCTTTCCTTTAGTTTAACCTCATAATCACGTTCCTCATGATTTACGCCTTTAATGAGAGAAAATAATACCATATTACTTGGCTTTGAAGGTGATGTATTCACCGGCATTTCAAAGTCCACTTGATTTGGGTACGTAAAGGTTTCGGAGGCAAGGGTTCTGTCGCTCACAACCTTTTTCTTGGCTAAATCGATTGTATACAGATGAATCTCTTTCGTTTGCTTATCATCGTTCGAGTTCATATCATTCATCGTCAATACCTGCAGCTTCGAATGGATCAGCTGCACATCCCTGACTTCGGTATTCATTACTCTCTCTTGATCGAGAACGTCGATGCGGAAGGTCGTTTCATCTTCGCCTTTCTTCTCCAATAAACCGATATCGAACTCCGCTTTCATTTTCCCGCTCTTCGTATATTCGCTATTCACGGATGCGTAAGCGAGGAAATCATCGTCTTCATAAAAGGAATCGATGATGTCCTTCCCGCGCATGAATGAACGATGTTCCTTTATCAATCGTTCAATTTGAGCATCATTTCTGTCAGACCAGAAGGACCTATCACTGTCATATATGGTTCGATTGGATTCAATGCTCAATGGTTCATAAAATCCTCCATTTCCAAGTGAAGCATTTACTCTAACCGGAGCAAGCTCTTTAACGCTGCCTTCACTTGTCTTGAATGTATACGTCGGCAAGCTTGAAGCGGAGGAAGCTACTTTCACATAATAAGTCCCGATGCTTAAGAGGACAACCAAGCTGATGATGATGCTGCATAAATAACGTTTCACCTTGTTCACT
Coding sequences within:
- a CDS encoding DUF4306 domain-containing protein encodes the protein MTINYFTQMIIAAFFFMLFSFCAWYEGSEILDNSWEWKHSTYFSEHVIDADDISDLDHFVYAAKFRPLFPVLMILTASYIIILTGHRLFKKSITKKAVFLSGFGALFLFASGIVSNSPTIGGGIFQAIFLIGGMLLILAAALCYFWLPRGFKTER
- a CDS encoding VOC family protein — translated: MSEGFIHHIELYVSDLRRSIGFWGWFLEEMGYEPYQEWESGKSWRLADMYIVFVQAKERYLDVPYHRGRVGLNHLAFHASSRQQVDEMTMKLRERGVPVLYADKHPFAGGGDHYAVYFEDPDRMKVELVGP
- a CDS encoding MarR family transcriptional regulator translates to MIKEVFPIKTYQKFFQQLLLLYRPFENNLNIQLGKHDLHRAQWSILHFLFNYESATLVELANYQSVEKPTITRTITRLEELGYVEHVPSKDRREKRMRLTELGTKIYNEVRVTIDQYEQDILEGITEEEQLAAIRIMGEIRNNILK
- a CDS encoding MFS transporter; amino-acid sequence: MEQSRPNLWTKDFIIVSSINFFITLIFYLLMVTLAIYAVNELNASTSQAGLISGIFIIGTLIGRLFIGRFIDSIGRKKTLFIGLIFFTLTTILYFVDLGIGFLLVNRLIHGMAMGMASTATGTIVAQIIPATRKGEGIGYYSMSATLATAIGPFIGLYMAQHTSFQVIFSFCLALGLISLVTAFFLYVPALKGTAKAAESKGFKLSNFIEPKALPISLITLILAFCYSSVLSFISFYAIEIDLVNTASFFFVIYAVAVLVSRPFSGPLMDRRGANFIMYPAFMIFGAGLLLLSITTNSFTLLAAGFLIGLGFGNMQSSSQAIAVKLTPPHRMGMATSTFFIMLDAGLGFGPYILGFIIPITGYSTLYVILGVAVIATSVLYFFLHGRKERAARATIASA